Proteins encoded by one window of Asterias rubens chromosome 18, eAstRub1.3, whole genome shotgun sequence:
- the LOC117302331 gene encoding uncharacterized protein LOC117302331 isoform X1, with protein sequence MGIVTNQPATMATVGTEEKSVQPTGGCTSPAPPISEGVNIKMEVLPIGETEIEKESMSTCLQERLSEQLEKDDIEDEDEDDYLNHEYANGGEDERYSPLSSHMEFGIISGDLIHSEDYKPYRDIEGNQILDVDCGANRALLYVNKLCQGSKGQSIFFDNRWHTPNEFQYISGRETAKDWKRSIRHRGKSLKILMSRGLLQTRPRLSDKRNGSNGCLQNFNNNSAEKIKTPRKLGMDTEPSQLNQIINHLHQTNGSHLLATREGPRKRNLPSEYKNGKRSRSVSPTEGDIYDEQQRCIFQAANSPEPQNIEYARKSLNLGTNSPESPSNSTSGQSSPVSFVLNDPQSFTSYEKRDEAALGHKSRKQNSPQHFDMQGNGDKDRDVNRSPHIILLSSQVNNPPFQKGASSLRPRFHSHQPGTRINGNTLMYGPQQLPGQGGDVSTRRTQSLLTPTSKTPSAVKMIELTRPDAVHKTPAFPNGRNNSAPNSSQTAGEISPSIRTPTNDTVFLPSDMSLWTVDDVAQFIQSLKGCEEYVQMFRDQAIDGEILPVLTEDHLLHNMCLKLGPALKIRLRVARRLGFTLDGQYCQLKPPYEETH encoded by the exons GATTGTTACTAATCAGCCAGCTACCATGGCAACAGTAGGAACTGAAGAGAAGAGTGTCCAACCCACAGGAGGTTGCACGAGCCCAGCCCCGCCCATCAGCGAAGGAGTCAACATCAAAATGGAGGTCCTGCCCATTGGAGAAACAGAGATAGAGAAGGAAAGCATGTCCACATGTCTTCAAGAAAGGTTATCGGAACAACTGGAGAAGGATGATAtagaagatgaagatgaagatgattatttaaatcatgaatatgcaaatggGGGTGAAGATGAGCGCTACTCACCTCTTAGTTCTCATATGGAATTTGGGATCATT TCTGGTGACCTGATACACAGTGAGGATTACAAACCCTATCGTGACATTGAAGGGAACCAGATACTAGACGTTGATTGTGGCGCTAATAGGGCATTGCTCTATGTCAACAAACTGTGCCAAGGAAGCAAAGGGCAGAGTATATTCTTTGAT AACAGATGGCACACCCCTAATGAGTTTCAGTACATCAGTGGAAGAGAAACAGCCAAGGATTGGAAGAGGAGTATTCGCCATCGAGGCAAGAGTCTTAAGATCCTCATGTCTAGGGGACTCCTACAG ACACGGCCAAGATTATCCGACAAGAGGAATGGTTCCAACGGGTGCCTACAGAACTTCAATAACAATTCAGCAGAAAAGATTAAGACTCCTCGAAAACTAGG AATGGACACCGAGCCAAGCCAACTGAATCAAATCATCAACCATTTACACCAAACAAATGGTTCCCACCTCTTGGCAACCAGGGAAGGACCAAGGAAGAGAAATCTACCCTCTGAGTACAAGAATGGAAAACGCTCTCGCAGTGtatcaccaacagagggcgacaTTTATGATGAACAGCAGAGGTGTATCTTCCAGGCTGCTAACTCTCCAGAACCTCAAAACATTG AGTATGCACGGAAATCTCTAAACCTAGGAACCAACAGCCCAGAGTCACCTTCCAACAGCACCAGTGGTCAAAGTTCACCCGTATCTTTCGTCCTTAATGATCCTCAGTCTTTCACATCTTATGAGAAACGCGACGAAGCAGCGTTGGGACATAAATCCAGGAAGCAGAATTCACCTCAACATTTTGATATGCAAGGCAACGGCGATAAAGACAGAGAT GTTAATAGAAGTCCTCATATTATTCTACTTTCATCTCAAGTAAACAACCCACCATTCCAAAAAGGAGCATCAAGCTTAAGACCAAG ATTTCATTCCCATCAGCCTGGCACTCGTATTAACGGCAATACCCTGATGTATGGACCCCAGCAGTTGCCCGGTCAGGGCGGGGACGTCAGCACTCGTCGGACTCAATCGTTACTCACGCCAACATCTAAGACGCCCTCTGCTGTTAAGATGATTGAGCTGACGAGACCTGATGCTGTACACAAAACACCAG CCTTTCCTAACGGTAGAAATAACAGTGCTCCAAACTCCAGTCAGACTGCAGGGGAGATCAGCCCCTCCATAAGAACCCCTACAAATGATACAGTGTTCCTGCCTAGTGACATGAGTCTATGGACAGTGGATGATGTGGCACAGTTCATTCAATCACTCAAGGGGTGTGAGGAATATGTCCAG ATGTTCCGAGATCAAGCGATCGATGGTGAGATACTCCCTGTACTGACTGAAGATCATCTTCTACATAACATGTGCCTAAAGCTCGGCCCGGCTCTTAAGATTCGATTAAGGGTAGCAAGACGTCTTGGGTTTACACTGGACGGTCAATACTGCCAGCTCAAACCTCCTTATGAGGAAACACATTGA
- the LOC117302331 gene encoding uncharacterized protein LOC117302331 isoform X2, with product MATVGTEEKSVQPTGGCTSPAPPISEGVNIKMEVLPIGETEIEKESMSTCLQERLSEQLEKDDIEDEDEDDYLNHEYANGGEDERYSPLSSHMEFGIISGDLIHSEDYKPYRDIEGNQILDVDCGANRALLYVNKLCQGSKGQSIFFDNRWHTPNEFQYISGRETAKDWKRSIRHRGKSLKILMSRGLLQTRPRLSDKRNGSNGCLQNFNNNSAEKIKTPRKLGMDTEPSQLNQIINHLHQTNGSHLLATREGPRKRNLPSEYKNGKRSRSVSPTEGDIYDEQQRCIFQAANSPEPQNIEYARKSLNLGTNSPESPSNSTSGQSSPVSFVLNDPQSFTSYEKRDEAALGHKSRKQNSPQHFDMQGNGDKDRDVNRSPHIILLSSQVNNPPFQKGASSLRPRFHSHQPGTRINGNTLMYGPQQLPGQGGDVSTRRTQSLLTPTSKTPSAVKMIELTRPDAVHKTPAFPNGRNNSAPNSSQTAGEISPSIRTPTNDTVFLPSDMSLWTVDDVAQFIQSLKGCEEYVQMFRDQAIDGEILPVLTEDHLLHNMCLKLGPALKIRLRVARRLGFTLDGQYCQLKPPYEETH from the exons ATGGCAACAGTAGGAACTGAAGAGAAGAGTGTCCAACCCACAGGAGGTTGCACGAGCCCAGCCCCGCCCATCAGCGAAGGAGTCAACATCAAAATGGAGGTCCTGCCCATTGGAGAAACAGAGATAGAGAAGGAAAGCATGTCCACATGTCTTCAAGAAAGGTTATCGGAACAACTGGAGAAGGATGATAtagaagatgaagatgaagatgattatttaaatcatgaatatgcaaatggGGGTGAAGATGAGCGCTACTCACCTCTTAGTTCTCATATGGAATTTGGGATCATT TCTGGTGACCTGATACACAGTGAGGATTACAAACCCTATCGTGACATTGAAGGGAACCAGATACTAGACGTTGATTGTGGCGCTAATAGGGCATTGCTCTATGTCAACAAACTGTGCCAAGGAAGCAAAGGGCAGAGTATATTCTTTGAT AACAGATGGCACACCCCTAATGAGTTTCAGTACATCAGTGGAAGAGAAACAGCCAAGGATTGGAAGAGGAGTATTCGCCATCGAGGCAAGAGTCTTAAGATCCTCATGTCTAGGGGACTCCTACAG ACACGGCCAAGATTATCCGACAAGAGGAATGGTTCCAACGGGTGCCTACAGAACTTCAATAACAATTCAGCAGAAAAGATTAAGACTCCTCGAAAACTAGG AATGGACACCGAGCCAAGCCAACTGAATCAAATCATCAACCATTTACACCAAACAAATGGTTCCCACCTCTTGGCAACCAGGGAAGGACCAAGGAAGAGAAATCTACCCTCTGAGTACAAGAATGGAAAACGCTCTCGCAGTGtatcaccaacagagggcgacaTTTATGATGAACAGCAGAGGTGTATCTTCCAGGCTGCTAACTCTCCAGAACCTCAAAACATTG AGTATGCACGGAAATCTCTAAACCTAGGAACCAACAGCCCAGAGTCACCTTCCAACAGCACCAGTGGTCAAAGTTCACCCGTATCTTTCGTCCTTAATGATCCTCAGTCTTTCACATCTTATGAGAAACGCGACGAAGCAGCGTTGGGACATAAATCCAGGAAGCAGAATTCACCTCAACATTTTGATATGCAAGGCAACGGCGATAAAGACAGAGAT GTTAATAGAAGTCCTCATATTATTCTACTTTCATCTCAAGTAAACAACCCACCATTCCAAAAAGGAGCATCAAGCTTAAGACCAAG ATTTCATTCCCATCAGCCTGGCACTCGTATTAACGGCAATACCCTGATGTATGGACCCCAGCAGTTGCCCGGTCAGGGCGGGGACGTCAGCACTCGTCGGACTCAATCGTTACTCACGCCAACATCTAAGACGCCCTCTGCTGTTAAGATGATTGAGCTGACGAGACCTGATGCTGTACACAAAACACCAG CCTTTCCTAACGGTAGAAATAACAGTGCTCCAAACTCCAGTCAGACTGCAGGGGAGATCAGCCCCTCCATAAGAACCCCTACAAATGATACAGTGTTCCTGCCTAGTGACATGAGTCTATGGACAGTGGATGATGTGGCACAGTTCATTCAATCACTCAAGGGGTGTGAGGAATATGTCCAG ATGTTCCGAGATCAAGCGATCGATGGTGAGATACTCCCTGTACTGACTGAAGATCATCTTCTACATAACATGTGCCTAAAGCTCGGCCCGGCTCTTAAGATTCGATTAAGGGTAGCAAGACGTCTTGGGTTTACACTGGACGGTCAATACTGCCAGCTCAAACCTCCTTATGAGGAAACACATTGA